The proteins below are encoded in one region of uncultured Desulfovibrio sp.:
- a CDS encoding Mor transcription activator family protein has product MCCNDRLLLPGKSPARPRTHAASGTARPARGGGAGSRPSASGQPPELPLPSSALAPSQAPDQQQVWQALRRRLSPNARLILHVLQDDGAAFTRLLRTCGGQALRIPRRLPPEQHALRRALGTDILQRLMTVFGGTTVYVPRCRHLLAALHRQNLIARFERYTASGLSSGAAVRCLAGEAACSERRIWQILKTCDSLPPEARFLPDMLKR; this is encoded by the coding sequence ATGTGCTGCAATGACCGCCTGCTTCTTCCGGGAAAAAGCCCGGCACGTCCCCGGACGCATGCCGCGTCCGGCACGGCGCGTCCGGCACGCGGGGGCGGAGCCGGCAGCCGCCCCTCGGCCAGCGGGCAGCCGCCGGAGCTGCCCCTGCCGTCATCTGCCCTTGCCCCGTCGCAGGCCCCTGACCAGCAGCAGGTATGGCAGGCCCTGCGCCGCAGGCTCAGCCCCAATGCCCGGCTCATTCTGCACGTCCTGCAGGACGATGGGGCGGCCTTTACCCGCCTGCTGCGCACCTGTGGCGGCCAGGCCCTGCGCATTCCCCGCCGCCTGCCCCCGGAGCAGCACGCCCTGCGCCGCGCCCTGGGGACGGACATCCTGCAACGCCTCATGACGGTCTTTGGCGGCACCACGGTCTATGTTCCGCGCTGCCGCCATCTGCTGGCGGCCCTGCATCGCCAGAACCTCATTGCCCGCTTTGAACGGTATACCGCCAGCGGCCTTTCCAGCGGCGCCGCCGTGCGCTGTCTGGCCGGGGAAGCCGCCTGCAGCGAGCGGCGCATCTGGCAGATACTCAAGACCTGCGACAGCCTGCCCCCGGAAGCCCGCTTTCTTCCCGACATGCTGAAGCGCTGA
- a CDS encoding NirD/YgiW/YdeI family stress tolerance protein, with the protein MKKTLLASLLVLTLASPVLAAPAVTGGFQGPTAGAGSTTVAEALKAADDAPVVLTGNIMARMVGTDDKYTFRDKTGEILVDIDDELFHGRVVTPQNTVRLSGKVDKEMFEQMKIDVKMMEILN; encoded by the coding sequence ATGAAAAAGACGCTTCTCGCCTCTCTTCTTGTGCTGACGCTCGCCTCGCCGGTGCTGGCGGCTCCCGCGGTGACCGGCGGTTTCCAGGGACCCACGGCCGGTGCGGGCAGCACCACCGTGGCCGAAGCCCTCAAGGCTGCGGATGATGCGCCTGTGGTGCTTACCGGCAACATCATGGCCCGCATGGTGGGCACGGACGACAAGTACACCTTCCGTGACAAGACGGGCGAGATTCTGGTGGATATTGATGATGAACTGTTCCATGGCCGCGTGGTGACGCCGCAGAATACGGTGCGCCTGTCCGGCAAGGTGGACAAGGAAATGTTCGAGCAGATGAAGATCGACGTCAAGATGATGGAAATCCTCAACTAG
- a CDS encoding S24 family peptidase → MTEGRIGRGMGEGFAGRLRMRRTALGLHKQELASRVGVSLTTMQQYERGQMPKGELAVRLSTALRCSLDWLLAGRGQPEGSFCAEEAELVMVPLVEARLSAGTGSLETSGEVLRHYAFRYDFLRRKGNPSRMALLRVSGDSMQPRILHNDVVLIDQSQCEPVPGRIFAVSVEDMIYLKIVNAMPGRLILSSVNPAYPPIEADTRDQLGDLVRLVGRAVWVGRELE, encoded by the coding sequence ATGACGGAAGGCAGGATCGGCAGGGGCATGGGGGAGGGCTTTGCGGGACGCCTGCGCATGCGGCGCACGGCGCTGGGGCTGCACAAGCAGGAGCTGGCCAGCCGGGTAGGGGTGAGTCTGACGACCATGCAGCAGTACGAGCGCGGCCAGATGCCCAAGGGCGAGCTGGCTGTGCGTCTGTCCACGGCGTTGCGTTGTTCGCTGGACTGGCTGCTGGCGGGCCGGGGGCAGCCGGAGGGGAGCTTTTGCGCCGAAGAAGCGGAGCTGGTCATGGTGCCGCTGGTGGAGGCCCGTCTTTCCGCCGGAACGGGCAGCCTGGAGACCAGCGGCGAGGTGCTGCGGCACTATGCCTTCCGGTATGATTTTCTGCGGCGCAAGGGCAATCCGTCCCGCATGGCCCTGCTGCGAGTCTCCGGCGACAGCATGCAGCCGCGCATTCTGCACAATGATGTGGTGCTCATCGATCAGAGCCAGTGTGAGCCGGTGCCCGGACGCATCTTTGCCGTCAGCGTGGAGGACATGATCTATCTGAAGATCGTCAATGCCATGCCTGGCCGCCTTATCCTCAGCAGCGTGAATCCGGCCTATCCGCCCATCGAGGCCGATACGCGGGATCAGCTGGGGGACCTGGTACGTCTGGTGGGGCGGGCGGTATGGGTGGGACGGGAACTGGAATAG
- a CDS encoding DUF2730 family protein encodes MPSPLFPVLVAPLLVLAVQAAALWGLWSLRRAFVRQEDLNTCQEQQKRRERLLQRRLLLLEQEVRHLPTQERLHHLQADIAALRGDIMTLHARMGGLEQLLERLERHLERQEDRLSPPDLPRTGPLRGNA; translated from the coding sequence ATGCCCTCCCCCCTCTTTCCCGTTCTTGTGGCGCCGCTGCTGGTGCTGGCGGTTCAGGCCGCCGCGCTCTGGGGCCTCTGGAGCCTGCGCCGGGCCTTTGTGCGCCAGGAAGACCTGAATACCTGTCAGGAGCAGCAAAAGCGGCGTGAGCGGCTGCTGCAACGGCGTCTGCTTCTGCTGGAGCAGGAGGTCCGGCATCTGCCCACCCAGGAACGGCTCCACCATCTTCAGGCCGACATTGCCGCCCTGCGCGGGGACATCATGACCCTTCATGCCCGCATGGGCGGGCTGGAACAGCTGCTGGAACGTCTGGAGCGGCATCTGGAACGGCAGGAAGACCGCCTGTCGCCCCCGGACCTGCCCAGAACAGGCCCGCTGCGGGGGAATGCCTGA
- a CDS encoding glycosyl hydrolase 108 family protein: MSSAFALAHAFTAHWEGGLVDHPADPGGITRYGVSFRWVQDLADEARQRCLRQARRCPSCSLRGTSRCQAFALDMDMDGDIDADDIRACTREQAAALFKTHFWDALSCQDLPLPLAVVLYDGAVNMGPARAVRQLQQALNLVGEARLDHFTPLEEDGLMGPLTLEMARTMAESDLHDYTARQVLRQRDAFYRELAARRPSMQVFLRGWRNRVAALGQYLARLEREN; this comes from the coding sequence ATGTCTTCCGCCTTTGCTCTTGCCCATGCCTTTACCGCCCACTGGGAGGGCGGCCTCGTGGATCATCCCGCTGATCCCGGCGGCATCACCCGCTACGGCGTTTCCTTCCGCTGGGTGCAGGACCTGGCCGACGAAGCCCGGCAGCGCTGTCTGCGGCAGGCCCGGCGCTGCCCCTCGTGCAGCCTGCGCGGGACATCCCGCTGCCAGGCCTTTGCCCTGGACATGGATATGGACGGCGACATCGATGCCGACGATATCCGCGCCTGTACCCGGGAACAGGCGGCTGCCCTGTTCAAGACCCATTTCTGGGACGCCCTGTCCTGCCAGGACCTGCCGCTGCCGCTGGCCGTGGTGCTGTATGACGGCGCGGTGAACATGGGGCCGGCCAGGGCCGTGCGTCAGTTGCAGCAGGCCCTCAATCTGGTGGGCGAGGCCCGCCTGGACCACTTCACCCCCCTGGAGGAGGACGGCCTCATGGGACCGCTGACCCTGGAAATGGCCCGCACCATGGCGGAAAGCGATCTGCATGACTATACCGCCCGTCAGGTCCTGCGCCAGCGCGATGCCTTTTACCGGGAACTGGCGGCACGCCGACCGTCCATGCAGGTCTTTCTGCGCGGCTGGCGCAATCGGGTGGCGGCCCTCGGGCAGTATCTGGCCCGTCTGGAACGGGAGAACTAG
- a CDS encoding phosphoglycerate dehydrogenase, producing the protein MNVLVTPRSFGKTDPSLFERLRAAGLTVTRNDTGSVLDAATMRRLLADCEGLIVGVDPVTADVLDAAPRLRAVAKYGVGVDNIDLEACAARGIAVSRTLGAPTQAVADYALALMLAVARKVTLIDRRCRSRDWSKITSVDLYGKTLGIIGLGAIGKAVAKRAQGFSMRILAHDIYWDDAYAAQNGIERADMDRICAEADVISLHTLLDDSTRHCINAARLASMKPTAILINTARGELVDNAALLDALREGRIYGAGLDVFEQEPPVDDAWYTLDNLVMGSHCSSSTRGATETMGHMAVDNLLRDLGLSQA; encoded by the coding sequence ATGAACGTACTCGTGACCCCGCGATCCTTCGGCAAGACCGATCCTTCCCTTTTCGAGCGCCTGCGCGCGGCGGGTCTTACCGTCACGCGCAATGACACCGGCAGCGTGCTGGACGCCGCCACCATGCGCCGCCTGCTGGCCGACTGCGAGGGCCTCATTGTGGGCGTGGACCCGGTGACCGCCGATGTGCTGGACGCCGCCCCCAGGCTGCGCGCCGTGGCCAAATACGGCGTGGGCGTGGACAATATCGATCTGGAAGCCTGTGCGGCGCGGGGCATTGCCGTGTCCCGCACGCTGGGCGCCCCCACCCAGGCCGTGGCAGACTATGCCCTGGCCCTCATGCTGGCCGTGGCCCGCAAGGTCACGCTCATTGACCGCCGCTGCCGCAGCCGGGACTGGAGCAAGATCACCAGCGTGGACTTGTACGGCAAGACCCTGGGCATCATCGGTCTGGGCGCCATCGGCAAGGCCGTGGCCAAGCGGGCGCAGGGCTTTTCCATGCGCATCCTGGCCCATGACATATACTGGGACGATGCCTATGCCGCCCAGAACGGCATCGAACGGGCGGACATGGACCGCATCTGCGCCGAGGCGGATGTCATCAGCCTGCATACCCTGCTGGACGACAGCACCCGGCACTGCATCAATGCCGCCCGGCTGGCCAGCATGAAACCCACGGCCATCCTCATCAATACAGCCCGGGGCGAGCTGGTGGACAATGCCGCCCTGCTGGATGCCCTGCGTGAAGGGCGCATCTATGGTGCCGGTCTGGATGTTTTCGAACAGGAACCGCCTGTGGATGATGCCTGGTACACGCTGGACAATCTGGTCATGGGGTCCCACTGCTCCTCCTCCACCCGGGGAGCCACGGAAACCATGGGACATATGGCTGTGGACAATCTGCTGCGCGACCTGGGCCTGTCACAGGCCTAG
- the epsC gene encoding serine O-acetyltransferase EpsC: protein MNDKHLSAPAPAVQRMDKVVEQLCHKESLSRVWHTRPEQGAPMPSLDVLREVMERLSAAIFPGYFGVEPVWESLHYHLSANLDSLYRLLAGQIRCGICFSCQGEKGACEDCRAQSRELALAFLEKLPHIRFLLAGDAQAAYEGDPAATSPGETIFCYPSMLAMLHHRIAHELYALKVPLIPRIISEMAHSRTGIDIHPGATIGEDFFIDHGTGVVIGETCIIGRSCRIYQGVTLGALSFPKNEDGTLTKGIARHPILEDNVTVYAGATILGRITVGRGAVIGGNVWITENVPAGARITQERPS from the coding sequence ATGAATGACAAGCATCTTTCGGCACCCGCGCCGGCAGTACAGCGCATGGACAAGGTGGTGGAGCAGCTCTGCCACAAGGAATCTCTGTCCCGGGTCTGGCATACGCGCCCGGAACAGGGGGCGCCCATGCCGTCGCTGGACGTGCTGCGCGAGGTGATGGAGCGTCTCAGCGCCGCCATTTTTCCGGGGTATTTTGGGGTGGAACCGGTGTGGGAGTCTCTGCACTACCATCTTTCGGCCAATCTTGACAGCCTGTACCGCCTGCTGGCCGGGCAGATACGCTGTGGCATCTGTTTTTCCTGTCAGGGCGAGAAGGGTGCCTGCGAAGACTGCCGCGCCCAGAGCCGGGAACTGGCCCTGGCCTTTCTGGAAAAGCTGCCGCACATCCGCTTTCTGCTGGCCGGTGACGCGCAGGCCGCCTACGAAGGGGACCCCGCAGCCACCAGTCCCGGCGAGACCATCTTCTGCTATCCCTCCATGCTGGCCATGCTGCATCACCGCATCGCCCATGAACTCTACGCGCTCAAGGTGCCGCTGATTCCACGCATCATTTCGGAAATGGCCCACTCCCGCACGGGGATCGATATTCACCCCGGCGCCACCATTGGCGAGGACTTCTTCATTGACCACGGCACCGGCGTGGTCATTGGCGAAACCTGCATCATCGGGCGCAGCTGCCGCATCTATCAGGGGGTGACCCTGGGCGCCCTGTCCTTTCCCAAGAACGAGGACGGCACCCTGACCAAGGGCATTGCCCGTCATCCCATCCTGGAAGACAATGTGACGGTCTATGCAGGGGCCACCATTCTGGGCCGTATCACCGTGGGGCGGGGGGCCGTCATCGGCGGCAATGTCTGGATTACCGAAAATGTGCCCGCCGGGGCCAGAATCACGCAGGAAAGGCCGAGCTAG
- a CDS encoding terminase family protein, which yields MCPVIPYSPRPLQWQFHAQRSRFCVLLCHRRFGKTVAAINDLLREALRSGRNDWRAVYAAPYLGQAKAVAWDYLRRFAGAVPGTRFLESELRCDLPTGARIRLLGMDNAHALRGLYLDDIVLDEPADMPRSVWSQVIRPMLADRQGRALFCGTPHGTDNLLFDVWQQAGREGAAGGWSRFRFPASQTGYLPAAELEAARRSMDEDEYRQEFECSFSAALRGSYYAPLLEQAEREGRVGTVPPSPDLPVHTAWDLGMDDATAIWFFQVEPGGGWRVLDYYAADGEGLGHYARVLEAKARPAGSAGILPGRGFRYGQHLAPHDIRVRELGTGQSRQESAAALGIRFHLAPSLPVADGIDAVRRLLPRCWFDATHCGPGLQALRTYRRRWQPRQEQFGSGPLHDASSHAADAFRYAATGWRPPVDMRTAPRRARTRYDIFGD from the coding sequence ATGTGTCCAGTCATTCCCTACAGCCCCCGACCGTTGCAGTGGCAGTTTCATGCCCAGCGCAGCCGCTTCTGCGTCCTGCTCTGCCACCGGCGCTTCGGCAAGACCGTGGCGGCCATTAACGACCTTTTGCGCGAGGCCCTGCGCTCCGGCCGGAATGACTGGCGCGCCGTCTATGCCGCCCCCTATCTGGGGCAGGCCAAGGCCGTGGCCTGGGACTACCTGCGCCGCTTTGCCGGCGCCGTGCCGGGAACCCGCTTTCTGGAAAGCGAGCTGCGCTGCGACCTGCCCACGGGCGCCCGTATCCGCCTGCTCGGCATGGACAATGCCCACGCCCTGCGCGGTCTCTACCTGGACGACATTGTTCTGGATGAACCGGCCGACATGCCCCGCAGCGTCTGGTCCCAGGTCATCCGGCCCATGCTGGCCGACCGGCAGGGGCGCGCCCTGTTCTGCGGCACTCCCCACGGTACGGACAATCTGCTGTTCGATGTCTGGCAGCAGGCCGGCAGGGAAGGCGCAGCCGGCGGCTGGAGCCGTTTCCGCTTTCCGGCCTCGCAAACCGGCTATCTGCCCGCCGCCGAGCTGGAAGCTGCCCGCCGCAGCATGGACGAGGACGAATACCGGCAGGAATTCGAATGCTCCTTCAGCGCCGCGCTGCGCGGCAGCTATTATGCCCCCCTGCTGGAGCAGGCCGAGCGGGAAGGGCGTGTGGGCACGGTGCCCCCTTCGCCGGACCTGCCCGTGCATACGGCCTGGGACCTGGGCATGGATGACGCCACGGCCATCTGGTTCTTTCAGGTGGAGCCGGGAGGCGGCTGGCGCGTGCTGGACTACTACGCGGCAGATGGCGAGGGTCTGGGCCATTATGCCCGTGTGCTGGAGGCCAAGGCCCGCCCGGCGGGCAGTGCCGGCATCCTGCCGGGGCGCGGCTTCCGCTATGGGCAGCATCTGGCTCCGCACGACATCCGCGTGCGCGAGCTGGGCACAGGCCAGAGCCGTCAGGAAAGTGCCGCCGCCCTGGGCATCCGCTTTCATCTGGCGCCCTCCCTGCCCGTAGCCGACGGTATCGACGCCGTGCGCCGCCTGCTGCCCCGCTGCTGGTTTGATGCCACCCACTGCGGCCCCGGTCTTCAGGCCCTGCGCACCTACCGCCGCCGCTGGCAGCCCCGGCAGGAGCAGTTCGGCAGCGGCCCCCTGCACGATGCCAGCAGTCACGCGGCCGATGCCTTCCGCTACGCGGCCACGGGCTGGCGCCCCCCTGTGGACATGCGTACCGCCCCCCGGCGCGCCCGT
- a CDS encoding amidohydrolase family protein, with translation MRTVLQGGTVVRPDGVFAADLAFEDGRITEMAEHLPVDNATVVDAAGCYVLPGAVDAQVCCAPEGLEETGRAAAFGGTTCLGWVSRQEAQAPAGSAPAVDMVRLPAACGTEDRPLPAGGHAVISLDPGCGMFPGRAAALLRDAAREEATVLLRPEMPSVTQMLECALRESGQTRVPSWPLAHPAYAEEEAVRLGLTLARAAGCRMVVAPLASRGGLEALEAARARGQDAEGATCPQYLLLDESAYEEGAAEGLKYVMRPPLRPAGEARHLWEALARGSLAWVASDHHDCTFERKWAEGSTCAFDCPSGAPGVETRLPLLFSEGVLKGRLPLPRFVECLSTAPARFLGLDRCKGNVAPGFDADICLLDPREERLLTARRLHQGDYTPFEGTSVRGWPRAVWLRGRPLVENGRWLPREGEATGHWLSGRETA, from the coding sequence ATGCGAACGGTACTTCAGGGGGGCACTGTGGTGCGCCCGGATGGTGTTTTTGCCGCGGACCTGGCCTTTGAAGACGGCCGGATCACGGAAATGGCGGAACATCTGCCCGTGGACAATGCCACGGTGGTGGATGCCGCCGGCTGCTATGTGCTGCCCGGGGCAGTGGATGCCCAGGTATGCTGTGCGCCGGAAGGACTGGAGGAAACGGGCAGGGCTGCCGCCTTTGGCGGAACCACCTGCCTTGGCTGGGTGAGCCGCCAAGAGGCGCAGGCCCCTGCCGGAAGCGCTCCCGCCGTGGACATGGTCCGCCTGCCGGCAGCGTGCGGCACGGAGGACAGGCCCCTGCCTGCCGGTGGCCATGCCGTGATCAGTCTGGACCCCGGCTGCGGCATGTTTCCGGGCAGGGCAGCGGCCCTGCTGCGGGATGCGGCCCGGGAGGAAGCCACGGTGCTGCTGCGTCCGGAAATGCCTTCCGTGACGCAGATGCTGGAATGCGCCCTGCGGGAAAGCGGACAGACCCGCGTTCCGTCCTGGCCGCTGGCCCATCCGGCCTATGCGGAAGAGGAGGCCGTGCGTCTGGGGCTGACCCTGGCCCGCGCCGCCGGCTGCCGCATGGTGGTGGCCCCGCTGGCGTCCCGGGGCGGTCTTGAGGCGCTGGAAGCGGCCCGTGCCCGGGGACAGGACGCGGAGGGAGCCACCTGCCCGCAGTATCTGCTGCTGGACGAATCGGCCTACGAAGAAGGCGCGGCCGAAGGACTCAAATATGTCATGCGTCCGCCGTTGCGGCCGGCCGGCGAGGCGCGTCACCTCTGGGAGGCGCTGGCCCGGGGCAGCCTTGCCTGGGTGGCTTCTGATCATCATGACTGCACGTTTGAACGCAAGTGGGCAGAAGGGAGCACCTGCGCCTTTGACTGTCCTTCCGGAGCGCCCGGCGTGGAAACGCGCCTGCCCCTGCTGTTTTCCGAAGGCGTGCTCAAGGGGCGGCTGCCCCTGCCGCGCTTTGTGGAGTGCCTGAGCACGGCTCCGGCCCGTTTTCTCGGTCTTGACCGGTGTAAGGGCAATGTGGCGCCGGGCTTTGATGCGGATATCTGCCTGCTGGACCCGCGGGAAGAGCGCCTGCTCACGGCGCGGCGTTTGCATCAGGGGGATTATACGCCCTTTGAGGGAACAAGCGTGCGCGGCTGGCCGCGCGCGGTCTGGCTGCGCGGTCGTCCGCTGGTGGAAAACGGCCGCTGGCTGCCCCGGGAAGGTGAGGCCACGGGCCACTGGCTTTCCGGCAGGGAAACGGCATAA